Proteins encoded in a region of the Clostridium beijerinckii genome:
- the rpmH gene encoding 50S ribosomal protein L34, whose protein sequence is MFMTYQPKKRQRKKEHGFRKRMSTQSGRNILKSRRQKGRKKLTA, encoded by the coding sequence ATGTTTATGACTTACCAACCTAAAAAGAGACAAAGAAAAAAAGAACATGGTTTTAGAAAAAGAATGAGCACTCAATCAGGAAGAAACATTCTTAAGAGCAGAAGACAAAAAGGAAGAAAAAAATTAACAGCTTAA